A genomic stretch from Mycobacterium paraterrae includes:
- a CDS encoding LpqN/LpqT family lipoprotein produces the protein MKRTAIAGAAVAILATSIGLAGCGTQPSEKNAPTNTSASASAKPQPKVAPRITANGPNPTIAGYFNDAHINATPVHRGDPGAPTINFPIPNGWADAGPDTPPTAYWAVVDNGPEAAKYTPSIVATLSKLEGDVDPQKLIELAAGSTKNLPGFKAHGDGTEDNLGGFPAFQIGGTWTQDGTVKAVADKVVVINGKDDVIYLLELNADALPDQVEKAMPATVTIDEKTTITP, from the coding sequence ATGAAGCGGACAGCCATCGCCGGGGCAGCCGTCGCAATACTCGCGACGTCGATCGGGCTGGCGGGGTGCGGCACGCAGCCCAGCGAAAAGAACGCGCCGACCAACACGTCCGCCTCGGCGAGCGCCAAGCCGCAACCGAAGGTGGCGCCCCGCATCACCGCAAACGGCCCGAACCCGACCATCGCCGGCTACTTCAACGACGCGCACATCAACGCCACCCCGGTGCATCGGGGCGATCCGGGCGCACCCACGATCAACTTCCCGATCCCGAACGGCTGGGCTGACGCCGGACCGGACACGCCGCCGACCGCGTACTGGGCCGTCGTCGACAACGGCCCGGAGGCCGCCAAGTACACACCCAGCATCGTGGCGACGCTGTCCAAGCTCGAGGGCGACGTCGACCCACAGAAGCTGATCGAACTCGCCGCCGGTTCGACCAAGAACCTGCCCGGTTTCAAAGCCCACGGTGACGGCACCGAGGACAACCTCGGTGGCTTCCCAGCCTTCCAGATCGGCGGCACGTGGACGCAGGACGGCACGGTGAAGGCCGTTGCGGACAAGGTCGTGGTCATCAACGGCAAGGACGACGTGATCTACCTGCTGGAGCTCAACGCCGACGCCCTGCCCGACCAGGTCGAGAAGGCGATGCCGGCGACCGTCACCATCGACGAGAAGACCACCATCACCCCGTGA
- a CDS encoding aconitate hydratase, with amino-acid sequence MPLNVTRKLIESHLESGEMTPGEEIAIRIDQTLTQDATGTLVMQELEALGLDRARTEVSVQYVDHNLLQTDEKNAEDHEYLRTAAQRFGLWFSKPGNGVSHPTHMQRFGIPGKTMVGSDSHTPAAGSLGMLAIGVGGLEVALAISGRPLHIRMPEVWGVKLEGELPQWCSAKDVILEMLRRHDVKGGVNRIIEYYGPGLAKLSAMDRHVIANMGAELGATTTVFPSDEVVREFLRAEDREDDWVELLADKDAEYDIDEEIDLSQIEPLIAKPSSPGNVVPVREVAGEEIAQAVVGSSANPGLRDFAIVAAMVAGRQTSPSVSLDVNPTSREILTDLTKMGATTDLVISGARIHQAGCMGCIGMGQAPATGRNSLRTMPRNFPGRSGTKEDSVWLCSPETAAASALTGVITDPRDWAHDNGVDYPNLDLPRQSAVNTAMLVPPLEEAEAKKVEPVKGPNVSSLPDLPPLPNEIEAPVLLKVGDNISTDEISPAGARALPYRSNIPKLAEFSFTQIDESYPERAREAEETGHIIVGGDNYGQGSSREHAAIAPRHLGLSVVIAKSFARIHWQNLANFGVLALEFENPDDYDDIEQDDTLRIKGIRDTLAETDTLQVDNVAKDTSFTVRHRLSPRQVKDVLAGGLIPRLAEGEQ; translated from the coding sequence ATGCCTCTTAACGTCACTCGTAAGTTGATCGAGTCGCATCTGGAATCCGGCGAGATGACGCCGGGTGAGGAAATCGCCATCCGCATCGATCAGACGCTGACCCAGGATGCGACGGGCACGCTGGTGATGCAGGAACTCGAGGCGCTGGGACTTGACCGTGCGCGCACCGAGGTGAGCGTGCAGTACGTGGACCATAACCTGTTGCAGACCGACGAAAAGAACGCCGAGGACCACGAATATTTGCGCACCGCCGCGCAGCGGTTCGGTCTGTGGTTCTCCAAACCGGGCAACGGCGTCTCGCATCCGACACACATGCAGAGGTTCGGAATTCCCGGCAAAACGATGGTCGGATCGGATTCGCACACCCCGGCAGCCGGTTCGCTCGGCATGCTGGCGATCGGTGTCGGCGGCTTGGAGGTCGCACTGGCGATCAGCGGCCGTCCGCTCCACATCCGGATGCCGGAAGTATGGGGCGTCAAGCTCGAAGGCGAACTGCCGCAGTGGTGTTCGGCCAAAGATGTGATCCTGGAAATGTTGCGTCGTCACGATGTCAAGGGCGGGGTCAACCGGATTATCGAGTATTACGGCCCGGGCCTGGCGAAGCTGTCGGCGATGGATCGCCACGTCATCGCGAATATGGGTGCCGAACTCGGCGCCACCACAACGGTTTTCCCGAGTGACGAGGTGGTACGCGAATTCCTGCGCGCCGAGGACCGTGAGGACGACTGGGTGGAGTTGCTCGCCGACAAGGATGCGGAGTACGACATCGACGAAGAGATCGACCTGTCCCAGATCGAGCCGTTGATCGCCAAGCCGTCGTCGCCGGGCAACGTGGTGCCGGTGCGCGAGGTGGCCGGCGAAGAGATCGCACAGGCAGTGGTCGGATCGAGCGCCAACCCCGGCCTGCGTGATTTCGCGATCGTCGCGGCGATGGTCGCCGGCCGGCAGACATCGCCGAGCGTCAGTCTCGACGTGAACCCGACGTCGCGCGAGATCCTGACCGATCTGACGAAGATGGGCGCCACAACGGATTTGGTGATCAGCGGCGCCCGCATTCATCAGGCGGGATGCATGGGTTGCATCGGCATGGGTCAGGCGCCGGCGACTGGTCGGAACTCGCTGCGGACGATGCCGCGCAACTTTCCCGGTCGCTCCGGCACCAAGGAGGATTCGGTGTGGCTGTGCTCACCGGAGACCGCCGCCGCATCGGCGTTGACGGGGGTGATCACCGATCCGCGCGACTGGGCGCATGACAACGGCGTCGACTACCCGAACCTGGACCTGCCGCGCCAGTCCGCGGTGAACACCGCGATGCTGGTGCCGCCGTTGGAGGAAGCCGAGGCGAAGAAGGTCGAACCGGTCAAGGGGCCCAACGTCTCCAGCCTGCCCGACCTTCCGCCGTTACCCAACGAGATCGAGGCGCCGGTGCTGCTCAAGGTCGGCGACAACATCTCCACCGACGAGATCTCGCCGGCGGGCGCCCGGGCGCTTCCCTACCGGTCGAACATTCCCAAGCTCGCGGAATTCAGCTTCACCCAGATCGACGAGTCGTATCCCGAACGGGCGAGGGAAGCAGAAGAGACCGGCCACATCATCGTGGGCGGCGACAACTATGGGCAAGGCTCGTCGCGGGAGCACGCGGCAATCGCACCGCGGCACCTCGGGCTGTCGGTCGTGATCGCCAAGTCGTTCGCGCGTATCCACTGGCAGAACCTCGCCAATTTCGGGGTACTGGCACTCGAGTTCGAGAATCCCGACGACTACGACGACATCGAGCAGGACGACACACTGCGCATCAAGGGCATCCGCGACACACTCGCCGAGACAGACACCTTGCAGGTCGACAACGTCGCCAAGGATACGTCTTTTACTGTGCGCCATCGGCTTTCACCGCGGCAAGTCAAGGATGTCTTGGCCGGTGGGCTCATCCCGCGCCTTGCCGAGGGAGAGCAGTAG
- a CDS encoding DUF2231 domain-containing protein encodes MTLTTIAGLPAHVLLVHALVVLAPLTALLEILCALRRAARRHLVWLVLALAAVTAVLTPVTANAGGWLYDRERHHRDILNVHADRGGEMIYFSIALLAVAVLLAALHRREVRASSPGRGLGIVVALITIVVGSASVVQVVRIGDSGARSVWANELTKSDKP; translated from the coding sequence ATGACATTGACCACGATCGCGGGACTGCCCGCGCATGTGCTCCTGGTACACGCTCTGGTGGTGCTGGCTCCGCTGACCGCGCTGCTGGAGATCCTGTGCGCGCTGCGGCGCGCCGCCCGCCGGCACCTGGTGTGGCTGGTTCTTGCCCTGGCTGCCGTGACGGCCGTGCTGACACCGGTCACCGCGAATGCCGGCGGTTGGCTCTACGACCGTGAACGCCATCACCGCGACATTTTGAATGTCCATGCCGATCGCGGCGGCGAGATGATCTATTTCTCGATTGCGTTACTCGCGGTTGCTGTCTTACTGGCCGCGCTTCACCGTCGTGAGGTTCGCGCGTCCTCGCCGGGACGGGGTCTCGGCATCGTGGTCGCCCTCATCACGATCGTCGTCGGGTCGGCGTCCGTCGTCCAGGTGGTCCGCATCGGCGACTCGGGCGCCCGGTCGGTGTGGGCGAACGAGCTGACCAAATCGGACAAGCCCTAG
- the fmt gene encoding methionyl-tRNA formyltransferase codes for MRLVFAGTPEPALPALRSLIDSPRHDVVAVLTRPDAASGRHGTPKPSPVAGLALEHGIPVLRPERPNSAEFVAELTALEPECCPVVAFGALLRDDLLAVPTHGWVNLHFSLLPAWRGAAPVQAAIAAGDTVTGATTFRIESGLDSGPVYGVVTESVRPIDTAGDLLDRLSVSGAALLSTTLDGIADGSLTPVPQPTDGVSVAPKITVEQARVRWDLPAEVVERRIRAVTPNPGAWTLIGDLRVKLGPVYLDTDSQSLPKPLSPGDIHVDRRSVRIGTASQAVRLGQVQAPGKKPMNAVDWARGARLEPSVRAS; via the coding sequence GTGCGTCTTGTCTTTGCCGGAACACCCGAGCCCGCGCTGCCCGCGCTGCGTAGTCTGATCGACTCGCCACGCCACGACGTGGTCGCGGTATTGACCCGGCCGGACGCTGCTTCAGGTCGGCACGGCACGCCGAAGCCGTCGCCGGTGGCCGGCCTCGCCCTGGAGCACGGCATCCCGGTCCTGCGACCGGAGCGGCCCAATTCCGCCGAGTTCGTCGCCGAATTGACGGCGCTGGAGCCGGAGTGCTGTCCGGTGGTGGCCTTCGGCGCGCTGCTGCGCGACGACCTGCTGGCGGTTCCCACCCACGGCTGGGTCAATCTGCACTTCTCGCTGCTGCCGGCTTGGCGCGGCGCGGCTCCGGTGCAGGCGGCCATCGCCGCCGGCGACACCGTCACCGGCGCGACGACGTTCCGGATCGAGTCCGGCCTTGACTCGGGCCCGGTCTACGGGGTGGTCACGGAGTCAGTGCGCCCGATCGACACCGCAGGGGATCTACTTGACCGCCTTTCGGTTTCGGGTGCGGCGCTGTTGTCCACGACCCTGGACGGTATCGCCGACGGGTCGCTGACGCCGGTGCCGCAGCCCACCGACGGCGTGAGCGTGGCGCCGAAGATCACTGTCGAACAGGCGCGGGTGCGGTGGGACCTGCCGGCCGAAGTCGTGGAACGCCGCATCCGTGCCGTCACACCCAATCCCGGTGCCTGGACCCTGATCGGGGATCTGCGGGTTAAGCTCGGCCCGGTATATCTCGACACCGACAGCCAGAGTCTGCCGAAGCCGTTGTCACCCGGCGACATTCACGTCGATCGTCGCAGCGTTCGAATCGGCACGGCGTCGCAGGCGGTGCGACTCGGACAGGTGCAGGCGCCGGGGAAGAAGCCGATGAACGCCGTGGATTGGGCCAGGGGAGCGCGTCTCGAACCTTCGGTGCGGGCGTCATGA
- a CDS encoding RsmB/NOP family class I SAM-dependent RNA methyltransferase yields the protein MNPPRDKPHRDRPGSRNAQRSPRPPRRKPLDPARRAAFDVLRAVRERDAYPNLLLPVLLRERGISGRDAAFATELTYGSSRIRGLLDAVIGAAADRSPDTIDPVLLDLLRLGTYQLLRTRVDAHAAVSTTVEQAGIEFDSARAGFVNGVLRTISTRDEASWLEELAPAESADPIGHAAFMHAHPRWIAQSFVDALGGAAGELGAALAADDARPQVHLAARPGVLTAGDLASAVDGSVGRFSPYAVYLPAGDPAQLAAVRDGQALVQDEGSQLVARAMTLAPVADDGGRWLDLCAGPGGKTALLGALAAESGARVTAVEPAPHRAELVVENTRGLPVEVLQVDGRSSGLDAGFDRVLVDAPCTGLGALRRRPDARWRRQPSDVPPLTRLQRELLAAAIALTRPGGVILYATCSPHLAETVGVVGDALRRYPVSALDTRPLFPGLNDLGDGPYVQLWPHRHGTDAMFAAALVKSDD from the coding sequence ATGAACCCGCCGCGTGATAAGCCGCACCGCGATCGGCCGGGAAGTCGGAATGCGCAGCGTTCGCCGCGGCCGCCGAGGCGCAAGCCCCTGGATCCGGCACGACGGGCCGCCTTCGATGTGCTGCGGGCGGTGCGCGAACGCGACGCCTACCCGAACCTGCTACTGCCGGTTCTGTTGCGCGAGCGCGGGATCAGCGGTCGTGATGCCGCCTTCGCGACCGAATTGACGTACGGCAGCAGTCGCATCCGGGGATTGCTGGACGCGGTCATCGGTGCCGCCGCTGACAGGTCCCCTGACACCATCGATCCGGTGCTGCTCGACCTGCTGCGGCTCGGCACCTATCAGTTGCTACGCACCCGCGTCGACGCGCACGCCGCCGTCTCTACCACGGTCGAACAAGCCGGGATCGAATTCGATTCGGCACGAGCAGGTTTCGTCAACGGCGTACTCCGCACGATCAGCACTCGCGACGAGGCGTCCTGGCTCGAGGAGCTGGCACCCGCCGAATCGGCCGACCCGATCGGGCATGCCGCATTCATGCACGCCCACCCGCGCTGGATCGCCCAGTCGTTCGTCGACGCGTTGGGTGGCGCCGCAGGAGAACTCGGTGCGGCCCTGGCCGCCGATGACGCTCGGCCGCAGGTGCATTTGGCGGCCCGACCCGGCGTCTTGACCGCGGGGGATTTGGCGTCGGCGGTCGACGGCAGCGTCGGCCGATTCTCGCCCTATGCGGTGTACCTGCCCGCCGGCGACCCCGCGCAGCTTGCGGCGGTACGCGACGGACAGGCGCTGGTCCAGGACGAAGGTAGCCAATTGGTCGCCCGCGCAATGACTTTGGCGCCCGTGGCCGACGACGGCGGCCGATGGCTGGACCTGTGCGCGGGCCCGGGTGGCAAGACGGCGCTGCTGGGCGCATTGGCGGCCGAATCCGGGGCGCGAGTCACCGCGGTGGAGCCGGCTCCGCACCGTGCCGAGCTGGTCGTCGAGAACACCCGTGGCCTGCCGGTCGAGGTCCTGCAGGTCGACGGTCGCAGCAGCGGACTCGACGCGGGTTTCGACCGGGTGCTCGTCGATGCGCCGTGTACCGGTTTGGGTGCGTTACGGCGCCGCCCCGACGCCCGGTGGAGGCGTCAGCCGTCCGACGTCCCGCCGCTGACAAGGCTGCAACGGGAATTGCTGGCGGCCGCGATAGCGCTCACCCGCCCGGGCGGCGTAATTCTGTACGCCACCTGTTCGCCCCACCTCGCCGAGACGGTCGGCGTCGTCGGCGATGCGTTGCGCCGATACCCGGTGTCCGCGTTGGACACCCGTCCGCTGTTCCCGGGGCTGAACGACCTGGGCGACGGTCCCTATGTTCAGCTCTGGCCGCATCGCCACGGCACCGACGCCATGTTCGCCGCGGCTTTGGTCAAGTCAGACGACTGA
- a CDS encoding SHOCT domain-containing protein has product MTKATVTPDAERAIDEIAQRYQLSRQAVLAMLFAVDAGGRTMAQFNIPELGGSGQWMRGGMTMVGDMFNNALKARVDALCGELAELLTTTTVFPASPASAAGGFTSANWWPAELGVPSATGAQNEARYAIFPNTRRLALQINGVTRVYDTGEHRIGGVQQQQGSGVGSVAFTSQLGTFAVTTLPELGDQQVHETPVAAPTPQHQSQSQSSPTPPAAAPTPVASPEPQSSADANAIVAAIESLAGLHQRGILSDEEFAAKKAELLARL; this is encoded by the coding sequence ATGACGAAGGCAACGGTTACGCCCGACGCGGAAAGGGCCATCGACGAGATCGCCCAGCGCTACCAATTGTCCCGCCAAGCCGTGCTGGCGATGCTGTTCGCCGTCGACGCCGGTGGTCGAACCATGGCGCAATTCAACATCCCTGAACTCGGCGGCTCGGGACAGTGGATGCGCGGCGGCATGACGATGGTCGGCGACATGTTCAACAACGCGCTGAAGGCTCGAGTCGACGCGTTGTGCGGCGAGCTCGCCGAGTTGCTGACCACGACCACGGTGTTTCCCGCCTCGCCGGCAAGCGCAGCGGGTGGATTCACGTCCGCCAACTGGTGGCCGGCAGAGCTGGGCGTTCCGAGTGCGACCGGAGCCCAAAACGAGGCACGGTACGCGATCTTTCCCAACACCCGGCGGCTCGCACTTCAGATCAACGGTGTGACAAGGGTTTACGACACCGGCGAACACCGGATCGGCGGAGTGCAGCAACAACAAGGAAGCGGAGTCGGCTCAGTGGCTTTCACCAGTCAGCTCGGCACCTTCGCAGTCACCACGCTCCCAGAATTGGGCGACCAGCAAGTGCACGAGACTCCCGTCGCAGCGCCCACACCGCAACACCAGTCCCAGTCCCAGTCCAGCCCGACGCCACCGGCCGCAGCGCCCACTCCCGTCGCATCGCCGGAACCGCAGAGCTCTGCTGATGCGAACGCCATCGTGGCTGCCATCGAGTCGCTGGCCGGACTGCATCAACGCGGCATCCTGTCGGACGAAGAATTCGCCGCGAAGAAGGCAGAACTACTCGCCCGGCTGTGA
- the rpe gene encoding ribulose-phosphate 3-epimerase → MSGTTDRPLIAPSILAADFARLADAAADVEGADWLHVDVMDAHFVPNLTLGLPVVESLLAATDIPMDCHLMIEDPDRWAPPYAEAGAYNVTFHAEATDNPVSVARDIRAAGAKAGLSIKPGTPLNPYLDILKNFDTFLVMSVEPGFGGQKFIPEVLSKVREVRKLVDSGELTILVEIDGGINADTIEQAAEAGVDCFVAGSAVYGADDPAAAVEALRRQAGAVSPHLRR, encoded by the coding sequence ATGTCAGGCACGACCGACCGACCACTGATCGCCCCGTCGATTCTCGCCGCCGATTTCGCTCGGCTGGCTGACGCGGCCGCCGACGTCGAAGGCGCGGACTGGCTGCACGTCGACGTCATGGATGCGCATTTCGTGCCGAACCTGACCCTCGGTCTGCCGGTGGTAGAGAGCCTGTTGGCTGCCACCGACATCCCAATGGATTGCCACCTGATGATCGAAGACCCCGACCGGTGGGCGCCGCCGTACGCCGAGGCAGGGGCCTACAACGTCACTTTCCACGCCGAGGCGACCGACAACCCGGTCAGCGTGGCCCGCGACATCCGCGCCGCCGGCGCCAAAGCGGGTTTGAGCATCAAACCGGGCACCCCGCTAAACCCGTACCTGGACATCCTCAAAAATTTCGACACATTCCTGGTGATGTCGGTCGAGCCCGGCTTCGGCGGTCAGAAATTCATCCCCGAAGTGCTCAGCAAGGTGCGCGAGGTGCGCAAACTTGTCGACTCCGGCGAATTGACGATCCTGGTCGAGATCGACGGCGGCATCAACGCCGACACCATCGAACAGGCCGCCGAGGCCGGTGTCGACTGCTTCGTCGCCGGCTCGGCGGTCTATGGCGCCGACGACCCTGCCGCAGCAGTCGAGGCGTTGCGGCGACAGGCTGGCGCGGTCTCACCGCATCTGCGCCGATGA
- the ribD gene encoding bifunctional diaminohydroxyphosphoribosylaminopyrimidine deaminase/5-amino-6-(5-phosphoribosylamino)uracil reductase RibD, with protein MSNPAATSVGYDSAMQLAVEQANLVKGKTYPNPPVGAVILDRDGRVVGVGGTQRTGSAHAEVMALRRAGQLATGGTAVVTLEPCNHHGKTPPCVDALIAAGVATVVYAVSDPNPAAAGGAARLAAAGVHVVSDVGADLVTAGPLREWLHKQRTGLPHVTWKYATSIDGRSAAADGSSQWITSESARADVHRRRATADAIVVGTGTVLIDDPTLTARLADGGLADRQPMRVVVGMREIPSEAKVLNDDSRTMVIRTRDPAEVLRALSDRTDVLLEGGPTLAGAFLRAGAIDRILAYVAPILLGGPITAVDDVGVPSIARALRWRYDGVERVGPDLVLSLVPR; from the coding sequence ATGAGCAACCCGGCGGCAACGTCCGTGGGTTACGACTCCGCCATGCAGTTGGCGGTCGAGCAAGCCAATCTGGTCAAGGGCAAGACCTATCCGAACCCGCCGGTCGGCGCCGTGATCCTGGATCGTGACGGCCGGGTCGTTGGGGTCGGCGGCACCCAGCGGACCGGTAGTGCGCATGCCGAGGTGATGGCCTTGCGCCGGGCGGGGCAGCTGGCGACCGGCGGCACGGCTGTCGTCACCCTGGAGCCGTGTAACCACCACGGCAAGACCCCGCCATGCGTCGACGCACTGATCGCGGCGGGCGTTGCGACGGTGGTGTACGCGGTGAGCGATCCGAATCCCGCGGCCGCGGGCGGCGCGGCACGGTTGGCCGCCGCTGGGGTGCACGTCGTGAGCGACGTAGGGGCCGACTTGGTGACGGCCGGACCGCTACGCGAATGGTTACACAAGCAGCGCACCGGATTGCCCCACGTGACGTGGAAGTACGCCACCAGCATCGACGGCCGCAGCGCCGCCGCGGACGGCTCCAGCCAGTGGATCACCAGCGAGTCCGCGCGCGCCGACGTACACCGTCGCCGGGCAACGGCGGACGCGATTGTCGTGGGCACCGGCACGGTCCTTATCGACGATCCGACGTTGACGGCCCGGCTTGCCGACGGCGGTCTCGCGGACCGTCAGCCGATGCGGGTTGTCGTGGGAATGCGCGAGATACCTTCGGAAGCAAAGGTTCTCAACGACGATTCGCGCACCATGGTGATCCGCACCCGTGATCCGGCGGAAGTGCTCAGGGCGTTGTCCGATCGGACCGACGTGCTGCTGGAAGGCGGCCCGACACTTGCCGGGGCGTTCCTGCGCGCCGGGGCTATCGACCGGATCTTGGCCTATGTCGCGCCGATCCTGCTCGGCGGTCCGATCACCGCGGTCGACGATGTTGGCGTGCCCAGCATCGCCCGCGCCCTGCGCTGGCGCTATGACGGTGTCGAGCGCGTCGGCCCGGACCTGGTGCTGAGCTTGGTGCCGCGATAA